One segment of Mycolicibacterium sp. YH-1 DNA contains the following:
- the ctaD gene encoding cytochrome c oxidase subunit I, which translates to MVAEAPPIGELEARRPFPARMGPKGNLIYKLVTTTDHKVIGMMYCVACFIFFFIGGLMALFMRTELALPGLQFLSNEQFNQLFTMHGTVMLLFYATPIVFGFANLVLPLQIGAPDVAFPRLNAFSFWLFLFGALIALGGFITPGGAADFGWTAYSPLTDAIHSPGAGGDLWIMGLAVGGLGTILGAVNMITTCVCMRAPGMTMFRMPIFTWNILVTSILVLLAFPLLTAALFGLAADRHLGAHIYDPANGGVLLWQHLFWFFGHPEVYIIALPFFGIVSEIFPVFSRKPIFGYTTLIYATLAIAALSIAVWAHHMYATGAVLLPFFSFMTFLIAVPTGIKFFNWIGTMWKGQLTFETPMLFSVGFLITFLLGGLSGVLLASPPLDFHVTDSYFVIAHFHYVLFGTIVFATYAGIYFWFPKMTGRLLDERLGKLHFWLTFIGFHTTFLVQHWVGDEGMPRRYADYLPTDGFTTLNVISTAGAFILGVSTLPFVWNVFKSWRYGEPVVVDDPWGYGNSLEWATSCPPPRHNFTELPRIRSERPAFELHYPHMVERMRAEAHVGRSHGPDDGDVTRLDDEHVRT; encoded by the coding sequence TTGGTAGCCGAAGCGCCCCCAATCGGAGAACTCGAGGCACGGCGTCCGTTTCCGGCACGGATGGGTCCCAAGGGCAACCTGATCTACAAGCTGGTGACGACGACCGATCACAAGGTGATCGGCATGATGTACTGCGTCGCCTGCTTCATCTTCTTCTTCATCGGCGGACTGATGGCGCTGTTCATGCGCACCGAACTCGCCCTGCCGGGGCTGCAGTTCCTGTCCAACGAGCAGTTCAACCAGCTCTTCACCATGCACGGCACGGTGATGCTGCTGTTCTACGCGACGCCCATCGTGTTCGGCTTCGCCAACCTGGTGCTGCCGCTGCAGATCGGCGCGCCCGACGTGGCGTTCCCGCGGCTCAACGCGTTCTCGTTCTGGCTGTTCCTGTTCGGTGCGCTCATCGCGCTCGGCGGGTTCATCACGCCCGGCGGCGCCGCTGACTTCGGCTGGACCGCCTACTCGCCGCTGACCGACGCCATCCACTCCCCGGGAGCGGGCGGTGACCTGTGGATCATGGGCCTGGCGGTCGGTGGTCTCGGCACCATCCTCGGCGCGGTCAACATGATCACCACGTGTGTCTGCATGCGCGCCCCGGGTATGACGATGTTCCGGATGCCGATCTTCACCTGGAACATCCTGGTGACGTCGATCCTGGTGCTGCTGGCCTTCCCGCTGCTCACCGCGGCGCTGTTCGGCCTGGCCGCCGACCGACACCTGGGCGCTCACATCTATGACCCCGCCAACGGCGGCGTTCTGCTGTGGCAACACCTGTTCTGGTTCTTCGGGCACCCCGAGGTGTACATCATCGCGCTGCCGTTCTTCGGCATCGTCAGTGAGATCTTCCCGGTGTTCAGCCGTAAGCCGATCTTCGGCTACACCACGCTGATCTACGCGACGCTGGCCATCGCTGCGCTGTCGATCGCCGTGTGGGCGCACCACATGTACGCCACCGGCGCGGTGCTGCTGCCGTTCTTCTCCTTCATGACGTTCCTGATCGCCGTACCGACGGGCATCAAGTTCTTCAACTGGATAGGCACGATGTGGAAGGGCCAGTTGACGTTCGAGACACCCATGTTGTTCTCGGTCGGCTTCCTGATCACGTTCCTGCTGGGTGGTCTTTCGGGTGTGCTGCTGGCCAGCCCGCCGCTGGACTTCCACGTCACCGACAGCTACTTCGTCATCGCGCACTTCCACTACGTGCTCTTCGGCACCATCGTGTTCGCCACCTACGCGGGCATCTACTTCTGGTTCCCGAAGATGACTGGCCGACTGCTCGACGAGCGCCTCGGCAAGCTGCACTTCTGGCTGACGTTCATCGGCTTCCACACCACGTTCCTCGTGCAGCACTGGGTCGGTGACGAGGGCATGCCGCGTCGCTACGCGGACTACCTGCCCACCGACGGGTTCACCACGCTGAACGTGATCTCGACTGCCGGTGCGTTCATCCTGGGCGTCTCGACGCTGCCGTTCGTGTGGAACGTGTTCAAGAGCTGGCGCTACGGCGAGCCCGTGGTCGTCGACGATCCGTGGGGTTACGGCAACTCGCTGGAGTGGGCGACGTCCTGCCCGCCGCCGCGGCACAACTTCACCGAGCTGCCCCGGATCCGTTCGGAGCGCCCGGCGTTCGAGCTGCACTACCCGCACATGGTCGAACGGATGCGTGCCGAGGCACACGTCGGTCGCTCGCACGGGCCCGATGACGGGGACGTCACGCGGCTCGACGACGAGCACGTTCGCACCTGA
- a CDS encoding PLP-dependent aminotransferase family protein — translation MIEDLAGRKLDVDLLVRELGNWRTSNASGPAYQGLSNGLRMLIVDGQLPVGAQLPSERALADALRVSRTTVTAAYSEMRDDGYLSGRRGARSVTALPISRGGAVVPTPATVTLAAATLAAPAAIAAQAFAEAAEQVTPYLHDIGIELAGVAPLRIALAERYSARGLPTDPDEIMVTTGALHAIGLILATYTQPGDRVLVEQPTYHGALSAMATRGLRPIPVAVTSDGWEVDAIDAAMRQLAPNLAYLIPDNQNPTGLTLPVPSREHLARVIADTRTRTIVDETITDMWLDEAVPAPLAASMTARRELVLTVGSMSKSFWGGLRIGWIRADRATLATIAAQRPSIDMGTPIFEQLAAARLLAAEDEVLPERRDILRRRRALLLSMLNDLLPDWQPLPGTGGLSLWVRLPAPMSSALSAAASRMGLEIPPGPRFGVDGTLERFIRVPYALPEPQLTEAIELLAHAWRSVTGSVGTDHGAVVV, via the coding sequence ATGATCGAGGATCTAGCGGGCCGAAAGCTGGATGTGGACCTCTTGGTTCGGGAGCTGGGAAACTGGCGCACCTCCAATGCCAGCGGCCCGGCCTATCAGGGCCTCTCCAATGGTCTGCGCATGCTGATCGTCGACGGCCAGCTGCCGGTCGGCGCCCAACTTCCCAGCGAGCGTGCCCTGGCCGATGCCCTTCGCGTGTCCCGGACCACCGTCACCGCCGCCTACTCCGAGATGCGCGACGACGGCTACCTCAGCGGCCGCCGGGGGGCGCGCAGCGTCACGGCGTTGCCGATCAGCCGGGGTGGTGCCGTGGTCCCGACGCCGGCGACGGTGACGCTCGCCGCGGCCACCCTCGCCGCGCCCGCGGCCATCGCGGCACAGGCCTTCGCGGAGGCCGCCGAGCAGGTCACGCCGTATCTGCACGATATCGGCATCGAGTTGGCCGGCGTCGCGCCGCTGCGGATCGCGTTGGCCGAAAGATACAGTGCGCGTGGGCTTCCCACCGATCCCGACGAGATCATGGTGACCACCGGCGCCCTGCACGCGATCGGCCTCATCCTGGCCACCTACACCCAGCCCGGCGATCGGGTGCTCGTCGAACAACCCACCTATCACGGCGCGCTGTCCGCCATGGCGACCCGCGGGCTGCGACCGATCCCCGTCGCGGTGACCAGCGACGGCTGGGAGGTCGACGCCATCGACGCCGCCATGCGGCAACTGGCCCCCAATCTGGCCTATTTGATCCCCGACAACCAGAACCCGACCGGACTGACGCTGCCCGTGCCGAGCCGCGAGCATCTGGCCCGCGTCATCGCCGACACGCGAACCCGCACCATCGTTGACGAGACGATCACCGACATGTGGCTCGACGAGGCCGTCCCCGCTCCGTTGGCGGCTTCGATGACCGCCCGGCGCGAGCTGGTGCTGACCGTGGGGTCGATGTCGAAGTCGTTCTGGGGTGGCTTGCGGATCGGCTGGATCCGCGCCGACCGCGCCACGCTGGCCACCATCGCAGCGCAGCGCCCGTCGATCGACATGGGCACGCCCATCTTCGAACAACTCGCCGCGGCAAGGCTTCTCGCCGCCGAGGACGAGGTTCTGCCGGAACGCCGCGACATTCTGCGTCGGCGTCGCGCGCTGCTGTTGTCGATGCTGAACGACCTTCTGCCCGACTGGCAGCCCCTGCCCGGCACAGGCGGCCTGTCGCTGTGGGTGCGGCTGCCCGCGCCGATGAGTTCCGCGCTGTCGGCGGCGGCGTCGCGGATGGGGCTGGAGATTCCGCCGGGTCCACGTTTCGGCGTGGACGGCACGCTGGAGCGGTTCATCCGAGTCCCGTACGCGTTACCCGAACCCCAGCTGACCGAGGCGATCGAACTGCTCGCGCACGCATGGCGTTCGGTCACCGGAAGCGTCGGCACCGACCACGGCGCCGTGGTCGTCTAA
- a CDS encoding YitT family protein, which produces MTRAAARGVALLVGLTGYGLSMAMMVRAGLGLDPWDVFHQGLAERTGMSIGVASAAVGVVVLLAWIPLRNRPGIGTVANVIVIAVTVDASLAILPEPSNLAVRVAMMLGAVILNAVSTALYIGAGLGPGPRDGLMTGLVARTGLSVRLVRTTIEATVLAVGWLLGGTVGIGTVIYALGIGPLVQLVLHMTPKRWLAASGWAIVTPRLTTMSECPRQETMDPRQSTQTC; this is translated from the coding sequence GTGACGCGCGCCGCTGCCCGTGGGGTGGCCCTGCTGGTCGGCTTGACCGGCTACGGCCTCTCGATGGCGATGATGGTGCGGGCAGGCCTCGGACTGGACCCCTGGGACGTCTTCCATCAGGGCCTGGCTGAGCGCACCGGCATGTCCATCGGCGTGGCCTCGGCCGCGGTCGGCGTGGTCGTCCTGTTGGCGTGGATCCCGCTGCGCAACCGGCCGGGCATCGGCACGGTGGCCAACGTCATCGTCATCGCTGTGACCGTGGACGCGAGCCTGGCGATCCTGCCCGAACCATCGAACCTTGCGGTGCGGGTCGCGATGATGCTGGGGGCCGTCATCCTCAACGCCGTGAGCACGGCGCTCTACATCGGTGCCGGCCTGGGCCCGGGGCCAAGGGACGGGCTGATGACCGGCCTGGTCGCGCGGACCGGACTGTCGGTGCGTCTGGTGCGCACAACGATCGAGGCGACCGTTCTGGCCGTCGGCTGGCTGCTCGGCGGCACGGTGGGAATCGGCACCGTCATCTACGCGCTCGGCATCGGCCCGCTGGTTCAACTGGTGCTGCATATGACGCCGAAGAGGTGGCTTGCCGCCAGTGGGTGGGCGATCGTCACACCGCGCCTGACTACGATGAGCGAGTGCCCACGGCAGGAGACGATGGATCCGAGACAGTCGACCCAGACCTGCTGA
- the serB gene encoding phosphoserine phosphatase SerB gives MNTSKVSVLITVTGVDQPGVTSALFEVLSGHSVELLNVEQVVVRGRLTLAVLVAGAADIAGGAELRDAVTNAIHSVGLDVTIERSDDLAVLREPSTHTIVVLGRPISAEAFGVVAREVAALGVNIDTIRGVSDYPVTGLELRVSVPTGAAYAQLQTALARVGVDEGVDIALEDYSLSRRAKRLIVFDVDSTLIQGEVIEMLAARVGAEAAVAEVTEAAMRGELDFAESLHRRVATLAGLPAEVLDDVAEQIELTPGARTTIRTLRRLGFHCGIVSGGFRQVIEPLAHELMMDFVAANELEIVDGKLTGRVIGQVIDRPGKAKALRDFAQQAGVPMEQTVAVGDGANDIDMLAAAGLGVAFNAKPALREVADASLSHPYLDTVLFLLGVTRGEIEAADATDGTLRRVDIPE, from the coding sequence GTGAACACGTCAAAGGTGTCGGTATTGATCACCGTCACCGGAGTCGATCAACCAGGTGTGACCTCAGCACTCTTTGAGGTGCTGTCGGGCCATTCCGTCGAACTGCTCAATGTCGAACAGGTTGTCGTCAGGGGACGCCTCACGCTGGCCGTGTTGGTCGCTGGCGCAGCTGATATCGCGGGTGGCGCAGAACTGCGCGACGCGGTGACCAACGCCATCCACAGCGTCGGCCTGGACGTCACCATCGAACGCAGTGACGACCTCGCCGTGCTGCGCGAGCCGTCGACCCACACGATCGTGGTGCTGGGCCGGCCCATCAGCGCCGAGGCGTTCGGCGTTGTCGCCCGTGAGGTGGCCGCACTCGGGGTCAACATCGACACCATCCGCGGCGTCTCCGACTATCCGGTCACGGGGTTGGAACTGCGCGTGTCGGTGCCGACCGGAGCCGCCTACGCCCAGCTGCAGACCGCACTGGCACGGGTGGGTGTCGACGAGGGTGTCGACATCGCACTCGAGGACTACAGCCTGTCGCGACGAGCCAAGCGGCTCATCGTGTTCGACGTCGACTCGACGCTGATCCAGGGCGAGGTGATCGAGATGCTGGCCGCCCGTGTGGGTGCGGAGGCCGCGGTCGCCGAGGTCACCGAGGCGGCCATGCGCGGTGAGCTCGACTTCGCCGAGTCACTGCACCGCAGGGTGGCGACACTCGCGGGCCTGCCCGCTGAAGTGCTCGACGACGTCGCCGAGCAGATTGAGCTGACCCCCGGCGCGCGTACCACCATTCGGACGTTGCGCCGTCTGGGCTTTCACTGTGGCATCGTCTCCGGTGGCTTTCGGCAGGTGATCGAGCCGCTGGCGCACGAGTTGATGATGGACTTCGTCGCTGCGAACGAACTCGAGATCGTTGACGGCAAGCTCACCGGCCGGGTGATCGGACAGGTCATCGACCGGCCCGGAAAGGCCAAGGCGCTGAGGGATTTCGCGCAGCAGGCTGGTGTGCCGATGGAGCAGACCGTGGCCGTCGGCGATGGTGCGAACGATATCGACATGCTCGCCGCGGCAGGGTTGGGCGTCGCGTTCAACGCCAAACCGGCGCTGCGCGAGGTCGCCGACGCCTCGCTGAGTCACCCGTATCTGGACACCGTGCTGTTCCTGCTGGGTGTGACGCGCGGTGAGATCGAGGCCGCCGACGCCACCGACGGGACACTGCGCCGCGTCGACATCCCCGAGTAG